From a region of the Desulfuromonas sp. KJ2020 genome:
- a CDS encoding Na(+)-translocating NADH-quinone reductase subunit A translates to MIQIRRGLDIPFVGQPEQHINNGSSVKRVALLGPDYPGLKPTMEVAEGDQVRIGQTLFTDKRCPEVRFTAPGAGRVTAIHRGPKRVLLAVEIALEGDAAETFPNYPENRLSQLSRQQVVDNLLQSGLWTALRRRPFDRVPDPAEMPAALLVTAMASDPLAADPAVVLGEQRDNFHHGLRVLSHLCEGPRYLCQAPGLELPEVDTFEAVAFAGPHPAGLVGTHIHHLHPVTVDRPVWHIDYQDVIAIGHLFVRGKLRLERVIALGGEGMRKPRLLRTRLGAHLGDLLRDELAEGTQRLLSGSPLSGHAARGPLGFLGRYHLQACALPEAPDTPVSLSWLRPGFGSWSVRNLFAGGLARRRPHGFTTARGGEGRAIYSIGTYEQVLPLDVSATYLLRALAAGDSEDARALGCLDLAEEDLALCSFVCPGKNDFGSLLRNVLDDIEKEG, encoded by the coding sequence ATCATTCAGATACGGCGCGGGCTCGATATCCCGTTTGTCGGACAACCTGAGCAGCATATCAACAACGGATCCTCCGTAAAGCGCGTGGCTCTTTTGGGGCCCGACTATCCCGGTCTCAAGCCGACCATGGAAGTGGCCGAAGGAGACCAGGTGCGGATCGGTCAGACCCTCTTCACCGACAAGCGTTGTCCCGAGGTGCGCTTCACCGCGCCGGGCGCCGGGCGGGTGACGGCGATCCACCGGGGCCCCAAGCGGGTGCTGCTGGCCGTGGAGATCGCTCTGGAAGGTGACGCGGCGGAAACCTTTCCGAACTACCCGGAAAATCGCCTGTCGCAGCTCTCGCGCCAGCAGGTCGTCGACAACCTGTTGCAGTCGGGCCTGTGGACGGCCCTGCGCCGCCGCCCCTTCGACCGCGTGCCCGACCCGGCGGAAATGCCTGCGGCCCTCTTGGTCACCGCCATGGCCAGCGATCCCCTGGCCGCCGACCCGGCAGTGGTTCTCGGCGAGCAGCGGGACAATTTCCACCACGGCCTGCGCGTGCTCAGCCATTTGTGCGAAGGCCCGCGCTACCTTTGCCAGGCTCCGGGGCTGGAGCTGCCCGAGGTGGACACCTTCGAGGCGGTCGCTTTTGCCGGGCCCCATCCGGCCGGGCTGGTTGGCACGCATATTCACCATCTGCACCCGGTGACCGTTGATCGCCCCGTCTGGCACATCGACTACCAGGATGTCATTGCTATCGGCCATCTCTTTGTACGCGGGAAGCTGCGGCTGGAGCGGGTCATTGCCCTGGGGGGAGAAGGCATGCGCAAGCCGCGTCTGCTGCGTACCCGTCTGGGTGCGCATCTGGGCGACCTGCTGCGGGACGAACTGGCCGAAGGGACACAGCGGCTGCTGTCCGGATCGCCCCTGAGCGGTCATGCCGCCCGCGGTCCCCTCGGCTTTCTCGGCCGCTATCATCTGCAGGCCTGCGCGTTGCCCGAAGCGCCGGATACCCCCGTCTCGCTCAGCTGGCTGCGGCCGGGATTCGGCTCCTGGTCGGTGCGCAATCTCTTTGCCGGCGGGCTGGCCCGGCGGCGGCCGCACGGCTTCACCACGGCGCGGGGCGGGGAGGGGCGGGCCATCTATTCCATCGGCACCTATGAGCAGGTGCTGCCGCTGGATGTTTCCGCCACCTATCTACTGCGGGCGCTGGCGGCGGGGGACAGTGAAGACGCGCGGGCGCTCGGCTGCCTCGATCTGGCCGAGGAGGATCTGGCCCTGTGCAGTTTTGTCTGCCCGGGGAAAAACGATTTCGGATCGCTGCTGCGCAACGTTCTTGATGACATTGAGAAGGAGGGGTGA